The DNA sequence caacaaaaatatgttttagaagCACAATGTATCGGCGTACAACAATATGCTACCGTAATTACAACAATGACTAACTACAAAAAGAAAGCTATTGGGGTCTACAACTACAAGATAGAAAAAatagtcatttaaaaaataatgaaaaaaaaaattactaacgATTTTAACAATGATTGTCGATGAGAGAGAAAAGAAGAAAAGTCAGAACTAAGTAGATGAAGTTCTTGATTAATGTGATaacaaaattctattattaaGGTATCACTATACTCTATGTATCAACAAAGTCgtatgatttaatttaactacTTTCATAGTTTAATCTTTCTGTAGACAATTAGACATGTCTCACACCAAGTTTAAGtttttcggtggttttcgttagTTTCATTGTTGCTcttggcttacaggagttgcaatgacaaGCAAAAAGCATGCCCAACATAATATTGTACATGCGtaaagcttttttaattaaattcaaaataatttgatcatCTCACGTGTTGGGACCACATTATTAtggattttttacaaattttctgACATAGTCATGTTAAGTACGTTGTAAAAGGAATCTCATTTCCAATAAGATACATTTCATAGCGGGAAGCCGCCAAATCTCAGCTTATAATTTTAAGCGGTACTTTGCCATAAGATGAAACCGTTAATACTTATTTGTCTTTTGAATTATAGCTCCAGCTATTCTTTAGCTACTTTTTGGTTCAAAGTGTTACTTTACTATATTCgacatgaaaaataaacagttttaagcTCATTTTATCTTGACAGAGAATAATGAGATTTCAAGTTCATTGTGTGTTGACAGAGTGTAGGCAGTATAAGAACATTAAGTAGAGTGAGTTACCGTCGGAGGAGTGGTTGTTATGCGCGCGACAGTCGAGCAGCACGCGCAGCAGCGCGCGGTGCTGCGGCGCGGCCGCGTGCGCGCGCACCAGCGCCTCCAGCTCGCCCCACACCTGCCGCCACTGCTCCTCGCGCCGCCCGGACGACTTGCCTCTGCCGGACCATTACCATAGGCTTCGTACAAGTTGGTCGTACGAAAAGAtttcaacatttgtttttttttaatcctgatatggttttatgtaattttaattacaaagcaTTTGAAACAGAACTCGATTCTATCAAAAGTATTCGAGtgagataataaaataatttacttatatgATCTgtgcattcaaatatttttcaagattaCGAAATTGAAAGGAATTCTCCTAAAATGCATTCTATCGGGTAGTTTAGGAATCTAAATTATTCTAAACCATCGAAGACGTCATCCAAACATAAAAATTCCAAAATTTAATCAGCTTACGCGCTAGTTTATTGagatgaaaacaatatttactaaaagtTAAACCAATCTCACTTATTCCTTTTTAAAAACTAACCTCATATTAGAAGGCAGTTGTGCTGTGGGGAACTCGTGTCGGGACTCCATGGCGAGTAGAGACAGGAGAACGTTACGACATGTGTCGACCTCCTCATCCGTCAGCGTCTCTTGTACCACTAACCTGGTAAGTGGCTCTAATACCTGTGTATGAAATAATACGTTAACGCCATATTgtgatagagaaaaaaaaacacaatctaaATAGGATgattaacagtatttaaaaactGTGTCGCGtgtgatttaagaaaaaatcaagTTACTTGTCCTTTGTACACCTCTGGCCAAGCAAttgcggatcacacaaatacttgtcctacgcgaggatcgaaaccGCAAGACGTCGCACACATGGGCTTGGTGTGGTGACTCcaaacactcggctattcgGTTGCGTATAGACTCTAAGTTCACTTGTTAGTGAAAAAGACAACACTAAAGTAcgaatatttaatatcttttcgAACATGAGTAATCAAGAGACAACATGGTCTCTGAAGTGCTAAAGCTTAGTGCAAAGAAATCTTATTAAATTGGTAGGTTTCTAATAGAAGGGAGAACCTATTCGCAGCGTAACGCGCTACGACGCAGTTTTATGAGGTCTATAATAGATATAGGTTCGTCTTTATTCAGCTTTTTACCGTTTCCTAGTGTTCATATAGAAATATAGCaacaaaacaaagcaaaataaatatttaattactcaaACATTTGTCAAGAAAGGTATGTAGAGAGGACAACATGTTATTGTTTGTAACTTGTTTGTTGACTTCATGATAAGATTTGACAATCTGCAGAttagtttcaaaatatgatGATTCATTTGCACTAACACATGTATAATGTACATGATTTGCGAGTTTATAATGAGTAATAGAGGGGcattacaaatacaaacaaaggtatgtgaaaaataacttaacttaGGAATTTACTAAAAAGActtatctaataatattttggaaatatgtttGATAAACCACACAGATTTTTTGCCAGATGTCCGGTTTGGTTGAAAATATAATGTACGGAAGACTTAAGGCGGCTCTTGTTGTCTCTGTAATTGTATGGTGTATGTATAGAAACAATAGTTATACTATTTAAGAGCCTTTTACGCTGGTTAGATCAATTGGTGATGGATTGACCATGCGAAAAAAGGTTGTAAACctgacataaaatataaatgttgtcCTTATCAGAGGCAGCAACATAAATGTATGACAGATACTGTGAAacttagaaaaacaaattctattaCACTTTTTTTGTCGAGTCtcaaaagtcataaaaatatattatacttactGATCCTAAATTAAATATGAGGGTAGAAGATATAGTGAGCGGCCAGTAGGTCGTGTGCCGCTGTAGCCGCGCCCGCGACCGAGCGTTAGCGCCCGAGCCACGCATCGGGTGCAGTCTGTTCTGCTGCATCAGAGCGCCAAACTCTTTTATCCTGTAAAACAAGGTGATATTTAAATGGTATAATGTTTGATGGTAAAGATGGATGAAGCTGTAAATGATAGTGGTAAGTTAAGAAGTCCAATACAAACGTCTCCAAATAAAATGAGATCTATCTTGGTCTCAGAATGTTTACAACTACTTGTTCAAACTCAGGGTTTTCTATAGACTGTGAACAgcgaaaatagttttaaatgtgtAAAGTTTTCTGTATTCCATAAGAACATTTACAAAATccaaagaacaaaacaaaataacgagACATCAACAGACTAGTACAAGCGAGTTTATAAGTTAGGAAGAGGAGATTAATATACATTACGATGGTATAATACCACGTTTTTCGTCATTTGGTGGGTATTTTAAATAGAGTGTACCTGTAGTCCGTGACCCGTCCCCCGGCGCCCTCGGAGAGCGCGGGCGGGTCGTCGTACGGCGTGCGGGCGCCCAGCGCGCCGATCCACAGCTCGCCGCCCTGCGCCGCCAACACGTGGGAGGCAGAGCGACCGCCGCCCTTCCTGGATACATTATAACAAGCATAGATGAATTTATCCGACTATTAAGTGGAGATCATGTTTCTAGTTCTTCTTCTTTTGAACTTATTCTCAACCTTTCACTTATACagatctatttttatatttactttgatatttACGGAACCATCAAGAGCGATATAGCAGTGAGTTTTCATAATAACAGTAGCTGTTATTAGCGGCTCTATCTGTTACGAATCGCAATATTTACCAAATTTTGCAAAGATTCGTTTGgtgttttttgcgtgaaagagtaataagcgtttataaatacaaacttgAGTTTTTGATATCAATAGGATTACGATGTTCAAATTGTTTAATCTACGATTTATTTTGCTAGTTTAAAACTGACCTTTTTACTAGGGCAATCCCTGTATCCCTTAAGTTATGCCTtgcatattatgttaaatactCCAACATTAAATGATTGCTTGAATTTGAAGACTCCATGTGTGTACCTTGGCACCTCGAGCGTGACGGAGCGTCCGTTGAGCAGGAAGTTGACGAGGCAGGCGGAGGGGCGCGAGGCCACGTCGGCCGGCGTCACGCGCCACAGCGCGCCGCAGcagcccgccgcgccgccctccGCGCCGCGCGGCGTCCACCAGCGGAGCACCACCTGGACACGCCGGGGGATTGGTACCTCGCTGTTGCTgatcatttcaattttttgaACGGATAAGCAATACTGTTGCTATACTATTAGGTTATGACAAcgtttaattgtaaataaatatataaaatggcTCTTCATTCAgcaaatattaagatttttgtaTAACTTTCGTAGGTTGTGATACATTATATATTACCTACTGCTAGAACCAAAAAAGTATGTTATCAGAATAAAGTGAGGAGATCAAACATACCTCTTAATCATGACTACTATGACCAGTCTAGTTTTGCTGcactataataaaaatcttattttccaATACAAAAACAGCGCGTAAATTATaacttcattcattcatttttcgATTATTAAATATGACTATTACTTTTTATGTATGAGCAATATTCCATGAAAACCATAACTTACTGATTCGGCCGCTTCTGCCGCCGTCTGAGACGCTCGAAGTCCGGTGTGTGCGTCTTCCGAGTGTACTATTTCAACGTCGTAATTTGCACTCGAACTAGCATTTTGTTCTTCCTGAAACGAGAAACGAAACATTGTTAACAGTATAATAATAGTACATTAACTACatcaaaaagtaaattaaaacattgtttgtcATATTAAATATTGCTAGTTATTTCGATCACAGAAAAtgtcaaaatcatttattatttgcaaaCATGGGTATGGCTACAGgtgtttcataaatttaaacataCCTTCATAGGAATACCAGTGACAGTAGTTGTTGCCAGTTTATAGTGCGGTAACACGAGCCGCGCTAACAGATTAGCTAAAGCACTTGCTCTTGACACTATTACCTCTACGCCTATTTGACCACCCGCTATCTGtaatataagtttaatttttataacgtaatacatacataaaagaGATCAATATCCGAATGGtataggtcatcacgccaaTCCCCTGTGCTCCACGTGTCTCTAGTGCGATCCTATcgtaggacaagcctttgtgtgatGCATGAATGCTTATCCAAGAACGCGTGTCTTTGTGCAAATGACTTGATTGTCTGCGAAAATCCCGCCATGCAAGGCTTAAAAATGTTTGGGGTGGAACTCTTTCGATTTGTTTTTACGTTAAAAGTATCGTAAAGTCAACTCTCGTCTCATTACGAGTGTTAGAAAAGCAGCATTCGAACTGTTTTATTTACCTAGTCAGTCATTGTTTTATTGGTTCTTAAAGACACAACCCTTGGAACGCAATCTTTGTATAGATTTTTCATTGCCCAATAGAATTATCTtcaaatctattaaaaatacagCCTATAGATGTCCCACAGCTGATCATATAACTCTTCCCATGTAGAGAAAGTTTgaacaatgataaaaaaaaatatggtttataagattattatattttttccatggttttaataataataaaaaaaactcacctCTGTAAGAGGCTGATTAGTAACTCTAGTTTCTGCATTCTCTGGTGTCACATTTATGATTAAGATATGGCAGTAATGGATCACTAATGTTCTGGAAttgacaatattaaattattactttcaaGCAACTTGCtaagataatattaaagaatGTATAATCAAACCAACTTGTTTGCATTGTATGCTATGATCTAATTTGTaggaaaataaacttaagaagTGAAAATTAAACACTCACATTTTTTAGACAACAGAACATTTCTAGAATTATATTACTAGTTATATGtctattttatgtgttttcatttgtatttttttttgcaaataatacTTACTGTGGTGTAGTGCTAGTAGATTCTGAGGTACTGGCTGGCTGGGCCATAGAAGCCTTTTTGTTCAACTGGACAATAGTATTATGAGCAATGTCTTTTAAGTTCTTTATGGAATCATTGTCCCTGGCACTTGTTATACAGATAACTCTGCctctgaaaattaaaactataatgtaATAAAGCAAACATACTTTTTATGTTGTTAAGGTTCTTTAGTTACTTTAGGCTGAACAGTGTCTTACAGAACTATATACTTAATTTGAAGAACAGCTGTTAGAGAAAACAAGAAGTTGTTTTTAAGTGTATAGACAAGAGGTACTGGTTGTCTTTAATCCTTAACTGAGGTAGATCCAGGGTTTCTACAGATGTGCTACTGTCAGGTAATATTTGGCAGTCGGTGCTGTTATGCTATCAGCACCAacttatcatatactttgtattGCCCTATGtataacacttattttaaattaattaaagcataCCGGTTTTGGAAAATTCTATCTGGTGGTCTGGACACTTGGGCTGGGGAGGGTTCAGCAAGAGCTTCAATAGCAGCAACTAAGCCTTCTACATCACCACCGGCTCCTCTTCGGACCGGCCCCACCAAACATAATCCATTTAGAAGCTGtagatataaaatttatcatCAATATGTGGCATTTTAGCTGAAAATTATCTTCCTCTTAGTTATATACTCACAACTAGTTATTGGGCCTAGCAACTGAGGACAGAATTGAAAAAAGGTAGAATAATTGGACAGTTTAAATAATCAAGAAGTGTTTTAGTGGCTTACATGAGTTAAATTTTGTTGTGCCGCAACCCATGTGTTCAGCATATGTGCAGTTGTATCACTTACGATTAACCGCACCTGGAAGAAGCAACAAGTAGGTGATAAGAACAAGTGCGCAATCTGCACATTTTAAAGACTACAGCTCTTCTATGATCCTCACCAATTTGCCCTCAGGAAATAAGTCCCATACTACACGGCAATATTCAACAGCAGCCTCCACACTGCATGTCCATAAGGACTTGCAGATCGGTGGCACAGGAAGATATCCTCGGTTCTTGGGAACATCGAATTCTATTGGAAATTCCGATGATATGCCAAAGTAAGGGGTATGATCTAATACAAATATTGTCTTATGATTAATTGGGAACATCATCTTGTTAAAGTTTAAGTtaactacttattatttttcatgataCATTAGTCATTATCTGGAAACAGATaacaacaaatatgaaaaaataacagtcaAGTTAGCTGTCACATCTGTCATAGTCAAAACTCTGGATTTTTATAACGTCACATCTCTTGggttaattttattgctttggatactcataaaatattgtttttttttaagttggaaGAATTCTTTGCAAAAAATCAGAATCACCAACGTCAATAAGCCGCATCAAATGTTTTTgacaacatttataaattaataacgatTAGAATGATTTGATGCTAAATTGTCAAAACTATAGTATTCTTTAGAgttctgtaatttttttacagacctaaaatatttacgaatatttaataattttacaaaaatagtagcttcaaatttaattattttactgctACTATTCATAGCTcatattttttctgttcttACCAGCAATCCTATATGAATgatagatttaaatatatttcttatcttaatttgatataaatattaaaaatataactatttcagggttctaataatttattgaagaaataaaaattatttggaaaataaattgtcaataatCGAAATACTAAGTAAAGTGTACATCACTACGGTGAATGTGAGAGAATGATAAAATGGTGCATTCGTCGATCAAACCGGGCCACACATCCGAAGccagaaattaaattaacatccaccattttgtttattttcgcGAAAATAACTCTTTTCCCGGATACGTTGTAGAATATTCCTGTTTTACCGCTATATGATAGAGTGATCTACTTATTCTGGCAATGATTATAAGATTAGGAATGTGCTATTAGCGTTCCTATCTATTATCGGGCCCTTGTGTTGAAATTTGCAGACATCGGCCGCGCCGCTAGTAAACACTCTTTGAAAATTACCAGCGTAACgtcgaagaaaaataaaaccccGAACACGCAGGGCACCCGAGTCGATGAGAAAAGTTCGTTGAAATTTGTTCAACGGATATTCAGCAAGTGCAAAGGGAGCAATCCCCTGGCGTTAAAGGTATGTGAAGTGCAGTAATCGAACGTCATAAGTGTGAATAAGCGGTGTGCATACAGCTTGTTCTTACGGTGGAATATTTATGCAGGAAATATCAAAGAGTTGTGGGCGAGAGTCCCCCGTGGCGCGCCCGGCTAACATGAACCACACGCCTGCACCGGACAGGCAGCAGCACGACTCTAATGTGAACCAGGTGGAGGAGATGGAGACTCAGGATGGTTAGTGATGTcacaatatttacattgtaatcACCTATGTATCACTCCCACACTGTCAAACTTCTCACTAAACTTCAATTATAATACCAAATTCGTCATAGCTAATTTTTAGAAACACTTGCCTATGTATTTGTAAGTGTTATTGAACTTATTTGTTAACCAGATTACCCTATATAACCTCAAAGTGTGTTCATTGAGTTGACATTGTTACTAATTGTTGTGTATCTATTTACTAAAACATCATTGGAGAGTACAGCTACacgaaaaatgtataaattattgtttgctTATTAGATTTAGGTGGTTACTTTCTTTGTTCTAAAAGTGCAAGTCGCTGTACTAAGAGTGAAGTGAAAATGTCTAAATATAGAATATCTTTGTTATACATGAATGTTTGGAGTgtttattagatttaaatttgGTGTATAAAGTATCTAAATAgtgattttgtttatatatgtgtctaaatttatcttgtttttgttatacattGAAGTTAAAAAGTGTATTTATACCTGAGTACAGGTTACCTTAGCTTGTCTAAATGTCAATGTGATCTTTACATGCATGAATGAATGTGCAGCACTGCCAACTGATAGGGAacaattgaaaacattaaaaataaacaaagataacAGGGACAAAAATCTTTACTTCGCTGATTACAACCAACcatttataaatcatttcttATCCTATTTTAGTAGCAAGTcaagcttaaaaatataatataacatttcacacttaagaattatattattgagaatatttaaatcttaatacTTTACGGCCTGTTATTACTTTCCAATTTATAGAGACAAATTTCTTTCAAGAAGACTGATAGCTTCTAACAAGACTTGCATTTTCAGTTAacctattcataaaataaatgtaataaaattaaataatggtaaatattattaatgctgTAACACAAACATATCCAAAACAGCTTTGAAACTTATGAATAAGAAGTTTACTGATTGAAAGGTGTGCTATTGTTTTGAACTCTTTGGTGTCTTTTTGTAAGTTTACACTCACTAAAGTCTGGTGAcaccaagtatttttttccttttataataaGTTGTCAATGTGACATTGCCTGTCAAAATTCATATCTGTAAAACAATGGATAGATTTGTTTTTCCTGCATAGTTGTGgtctattttaattgttaagtttACCTAGTAAGTTGTACACACAAAATCATTAAAggtaacatgtattttttgagTCTGCCTGTTACCCATAATAATTGTTACTGCAGAAAATAGACTGTACTGCTGTCTGGTTCACTTTGCCAAAAGg is a window from the Trichoplusia ni isolate ovarian cell line Hi5 chromosome 3, tn1, whole genome shotgun sequence genome containing:
- the LOC113492016 gene encoding protein asunder, whose protein sequence is MMFPINHKTIFVLDHTPYFGISSEFPIEFDVPKNRGYLPVPPICKSLWTCSVEAAVEYCRVVWDLFPEGKLVRLIVSDTTAHMLNTWVAAQQNLTHLLNGLCLVGPVRRGAGGDVEGLVAAIEALAEPSPAQVSRPPDRIFQNRGRVICITSARDNDSIKNLKDIAHNTIVQLNKKASMAQPASTSESTSTTPQTLVIHYCHILIINVTPENAETRVTNQPLTEIAGGQIGVEVIVSRASALANLLARLVLPHYKLATTTVTGIPMKEEQNASSSANYDVEIVHSEDAHTGLRASQTAAEAAESVVLRWWTPRGAEGGAAGCCGALWRVTPADVASRPSACLVNFLLNGRSVTLEVPRKGGGRSASHVLAAQGGELWIGALGARTPYDDPPALSEGAGGRVTDYRIKEFGALMQQNRLHPMRGSGANARSRARLQRHTTYWPLTISSTLIFNLGSVLEPLTRLVVQETLTDEEVDTCRNVLLSLLAMESRHEFPTAQLPSNMRGKSSGRREEQWRQVWGELEALVRAHAAAPQHRALLRVLLDCRAHNNHSSDVIRATTDSPLSPVGAGSGAGEVWAPRNVLDALLAAPRPPRRPDFAGRLAAGNRLATLYPQLQQDVETSH